From one Chryseobacterium sp. 3008163 genomic stretch:
- a CDS encoding serine hydrolase domain-containing protein, with product MKKLTFVLVTTLFLFLFSCKNKSENQESVSENTTNLPNYGNVDLGKVFSPEDAILSNKDFIVNYIDQYYKKVWEGSDLSGGILIAKGNDILFENYRGFAREGNQMPIDKNTPLHVASVSKTLTAMAMLKLIEAGKIKLSDHLTQYFPGFPYPNVTVQTLLDQRSGLPKYEYFITKIQPAPAELSKKYITNQDVLNMIIKYKPELARDTDTGFMYCNTNFALLALLIEKVTKTPFPQAMQEMVFTPLKMTNSYIFQEKDIPTAAQSFYYGGNRLYPLDRLDLIYGDKNVYTTPRDLYSFSKAMFSKDFLKPELKEMIFAPYSNEKAGQNNYGLGFRMKIFDNGEKLTYHNGWWHGTNSVFAHLLKSKVTIVAIGNKYSGKVYSALALSGLFEDFPPQKDKLNHIMNDNQDTLKTGTEVFGE from the coding sequence ATGAAGAAGCTTACTTTTGTACTTGTTACAACCTTATTTTTATTCCTTTTTTCCTGTAAAAACAAATCCGAAAACCAAGAGTCTGTCTCAGAAAACACCACAAATCTGCCCAATTACGGAAATGTAGATTTGGGGAAAGTATTTTCTCCGGAAGATGCTATTCTTTCAAACAAAGACTTTATTGTTAATTATATCGATCAATATTATAAAAAAGTTTGGGAAGGAAGCGACCTAAGCGGCGGAATTCTGATTGCAAAAGGAAATGATATTCTCTTTGAAAACTACAGAGGTTTTGCGAGAGAAGGTAATCAAATGCCTATTGATAAAAATACTCCTCTGCATGTAGCTTCAGTTTCAAAAACTTTGACTGCAATGGCAATGCTGAAATTGATAGAGGCAGGAAAAATAAAATTATCAGATCATTTAACGCAATATTTTCCCGGATTTCCTTATCCGAACGTGACGGTTCAGACTTTACTAGATCAAAGAAGCGGGCTTCCGAAATACGAATATTTCATCACAAAAATTCAGCCGGCTCCAGCGGAACTTTCAAAAAAATACATTACCAATCAGGATGTTCTGAATATGATCATCAAATACAAACCGGAATTGGCAAGAGACACCGACACTGGTTTTATGTATTGTAATACCAACTTTGCACTTCTTGCATTGTTGATTGAGAAAGTAACGAAAACACCTTTTCCACAAGCAATGCAGGAGATGGTTTTTACCCCTTTGAAAATGACGAACAGTTATATTTTCCAGGAAAAAGACATTCCGACTGCGGCTCAATCATTTTATTACGGAGGAAACAGATTGTATCCTTTGGATCGTTTAGATCTAATTTATGGGGATAAAAATGTTTACACCACGCCAAGAGATCTGTATAGTTTTTCAAAAGCAATGTTTTCAAAAGATTTTTTAAAACCTGAATTGAAAGAGATGATTTTTGCACCTTATAGTAATGAAAAGGCAGGACAAAATAATTACGGCTTAGGATTCAGAATGAAAATTTTTGATAATGGTGAAAAATTGACGTATCACAACGGCTGGTGGCACGGAACTAACTCGGTGTTTGCCCATCTTTTAAAGTCTAAAGTAACCATCGTTGCCATTGGTAATAAATATTCAGGGAAGGTGTATTCTGCTTTGGCACTTTCAGGGTTATTCGAAGATTTTCCACCTCAGAAAGATAAGCTGAATCACATTATGAATGATAATCAGGATACTTTGAAAACCGGAACTGAGGTTTTTGGAGAATAA
- a CDS encoding Ig-like domain-containing protein: protein MKRILLLLIVSFLVHSCARVGSPVGGPKDTLAPQFLSSNIDTTRVNVRRDIKELRIDFNEYITLKDVSKNLNISPPIENITRILPSNIANKYLIIQWSDTLQANTTYNFNFGNSIADNSESNILRYFNFAFSTGEKLDDLYISGEVKDAFTIKKQNSSENKMVVGLYQLKDTIDYKKKPYYITKVDDDGYYELNYLAPGKFKIIAFDDENGNSIYDPGKEKIGFQKDTINIEKSISGLNLKLYPSKKLFKKPELKEIQGGILMSFEGNPGEVKVVSKNEKLQDYKVTHIPKSDSVRIWFDAVKSNIGQTVTENLKFAYEADERKDSTSVFYKYNAKNTMTVDNNIGGSILPPKSDFRLVSNYVVDKISPEKWTLKVDSLTTQNFTAKISESNPYEILVQSDFIAGKKYQLTIPKTTVSSYYEKNAESKRFDFEADKAENYGSFNFILTNAPTTKYWIQLLDTSEKAVYQKYTSGNAVKFDIVKPGDYIVRILVDNNGNKRWDEADFVNQVFAEDSYLYYKMVVARPLWESKEEWDLNDKRTFEGIKEAPKKNNEDTEQLQPSFNNNNGTLNNPTQSGTRTRTPQLTR from the coding sequence ATGAAAAGAATTCTTCTCTTACTGATTGTCAGTTTTCTTGTGCATTCTTGCGCAAGAGTCGGTTCGCCGGTTGGTGGGCCGAAAGATACTTTGGCTCCACAGTTTTTAAGTTCGAATATTGACACGACCAGAGTCAATGTGAGAAGAGATATTAAAGAATTGAGAATAGATTTTAATGAATACATTACGTTGAAAGATGTGAGCAAAAATCTAAATATTTCTCCGCCTATCGAAAATATCACAAGAATTTTGCCTTCAAATATTGCCAATAAATATTTAATCATTCAGTGGTCAGATACGCTTCAGGCAAACACAACGTATAATTTTAATTTCGGAAATTCAATTGCAGATAACAGTGAATCTAATATTTTAAGATATTTTAATTTCGCTTTTTCTACAGGCGAAAAACTCGATGATCTTTACATAAGTGGTGAAGTGAAGGATGCTTTCACCATCAAAAAACAGAACAGCAGCGAAAATAAAATGGTTGTCGGCTTATATCAGTTGAAAGACACTATTGATTATAAAAAGAAACCTTACTATATCACAAAGGTAGATGACGACGGATATTACGAGCTTAATTATCTAGCTCCGGGTAAATTTAAAATCATAGCATTTGACGATGAAAACGGTAATTCTATCTACGATCCGGGGAAAGAAAAAATAGGTTTCCAGAAAGATACTATAAACATAGAAAAGTCGATTTCAGGTTTAAATTTAAAACTATATCCATCTAAAAAGCTATTCAAAAAACCTGAACTGAAAGAAATTCAGGGTGGTATTTTGATGTCATTTGAAGGAAATCCGGGTGAAGTGAAAGTTGTTTCTAAAAACGAAAAACTTCAGGATTATAAAGTAACGCATATTCCAAAATCAGATTCTGTACGAATTTGGTTTGATGCAGTGAAAAGTAATATCGGACAAACGGTTACTGAGAATCTCAAATTTGCTTATGAAGCAGACGAGAGAAAAGATTCTACATCGGTTTTTTATAAGTATAATGCAAAAAATACAATGACAGTCGATAATAATATCGGCGGTTCTATACTTCCTCCCAAAAGCGATTTCAGGTTAGTTTCAAATTATGTAGTAGATAAGATAAGCCCAGAAAAATGGACTTTAAAAGTAGACAGTCTTACCACCCAGAATTTCACAGCTAAAATTTCCGAGTCAAATCCTTACGAGATTTTAGTTCAGTCTGATTTTATTGCCGGGAAAAAATATCAGTTGACAATTCCTAAAACCACCGTTTCTTCTTATTATGAAAAGAATGCTGAGTCTAAAAGATTCGATTTTGAAGCAGATAAAGCTGAAAATTATGGAAGTTTTAATTTTATACTTACCAATGCGCCCACTACAAAATATTGGATTCAGCTGTTAGATACATCAGAAAAGGCAGTTTACCAAAAATACACCAGCGGAAATGCTGTTAAATTTGATATTGTAAAACCGGGCGACTACATCGTAAGAATTTTGGTTGACAATAATGGCAATAAGCGTTGGGATGAAGCCGATTTTGTAAATCAAGTTTTTGCAGAAGATTCATATCTCTATTATAAAATGGTTGTAGCAAGGCCTTTGTGGGAGTCTAAAGAAGAGTGGGATCTCAATGATAAAAGAACTTTTGAAGGCATAAAAGAAGCTCCTAAAAAGAATAATGAAGATACGGAACAACTGCAGCCAAGTTTTAATAATAACAATGGTACTTTAAATAATCCTACACAGTCAGGTACAAGAACTAGAACGCCACAACTTACGAGATAA
- a CDS encoding heme-binding domain-containing protein, with translation MFWSLVAFALIQFIPTDKINQPVNSTVNFIEVKKSPSKVVGLLKNACYDCHSNETVYPKYAYIAPFSWSVKDHVNEGREHLNFSVWNTYNKDLKENMLKNAVQTLQNKSMPMPAYIVYHDEANLSEAERTVLINYFEEILKSKSY, from the coding sequence GTGTTCTGGAGTCTGGTGGCTTTTGCGCTGATTCAGTTTATACCCACCGATAAGATCAATCAGCCTGTAAATAGTACTGTCAACTTTATCGAAGTTAAAAAATCACCTTCAAAAGTTGTCGGATTACTGAAAAACGCTTGTTATGATTGTCATTCTAACGAAACAGTTTACCCTAAATATGCTTACATAGCACCTTTCTCGTGGTCAGTGAAAGATCATGTGAATGAAGGAAGAGAACATCTCAATTTTTCAGTCTGGAATACTTACAACAAAGATTTGAAAGAAAATATGCTTAAAAATGCTGTACAGACTCTTCAGAATAAATCAATGCCAATGCCCGCATATATTGTCTATCACGACGAAGCTAATTTATCTGAAGCAGAAAGAACTGTTTTGATCAATTATTTCGAGGAAATTTTGAAGTCTAAATCTTATTAG
- a CDS encoding NUDIX hydrolase, whose amino-acid sequence MKILKFCPNCGKESLNWDREKKWSCPNCNFNLYNNVAGAVAVVIRCGDEIYLTRRNQEPKKGKLDLAGGFVDPKESAENTCKRELFEELQLEIDITNLKYLTSLPNVYQYKEIDYNTIDLFYEYNVSEKFEVNLELSEISETQWIPVSEINLDDIAFDSQKIFFEEYLKNF is encoded by the coding sequence ATGAAAATATTGAAATTTTGCCCAAACTGTGGCAAAGAATCATTGAATTGGGACCGCGAAAAAAAATGGAGCTGTCCCAATTGCAATTTCAATTTATACAATAACGTTGCAGGAGCTGTTGCCGTCGTAATAAGATGTGGCGACGAAATTTATCTTACCCGACGTAATCAGGAACCTAAAAAGGGAAAACTTGACCTCGCAGGTGGTTTTGTAGATCCAAAAGAAAGCGCAGAAAACACTTGCAAAAGAGAACTTTTTGAAGAACTTCAGTTAGAAATTGACATTACAAATCTAAAATATCTAACAAGCCTTCCAAATGTTTATCAGTATAAAGAAATTGATTACAACACCATTGATTTGTTTTATGAATACAATGTTTCAGAAAAATTTGAAGTTAATTTAGAACTCTCTGAAATTTCAGAAACTCAATGGATTCCTGTTTCGGAAATTAATCTTGATGATATTGCTTTTGATTCTCAGAAAATATTTTTTGAAGAATACTTAAAGAATTTTTAA
- the xerD gene encoding site-specific tyrosine recombinase XerD produces MTWDEKIKDFEIFLRFERNFSENTLDAYVRDIKKLKDYAEEDLQNVGPDVIAYENLQEYIFTLSKQKFSERSQARWISSIKAFFRFLLEDEIREDNPSALLEGPKLGLYLPDTLSLSDINKIIDAIEIHTDLGKRNHCIIEVLYGCGIRVSELIDLKISNINFKENYIKVVGKGNKTRFVPLASYTADLLQNYISEVRSAIKINKKHEDTLFLNSRGTSMSRVIVFIIIKELTDKAGISKKISPHTFRHSFATHLLQNGVDLRYIQEMLGHSSITTTAVYTHLKTEELRDVILNFHPRNKAKLTE; encoded by the coding sequence ATGACTTGGGATGAAAAAATTAAAGATTTCGAAATTTTTCTAAGATTTGAAAGAAACTTTTCAGAAAACACACTAGACGCTTACGTTCGCGACATCAAAAAACTTAAAGATTACGCAGAAGAAGACCTTCAAAATGTTGGTCCTGACGTGATTGCGTATGAAAATCTTCAGGAGTACATTTTCACACTTTCTAAACAGAAATTCAGTGAAAGATCACAGGCAAGATGGATCTCTTCCATCAAAGCATTTTTCAGATTTCTTTTGGAAGACGAAATTCGTGAAGACAACCCTTCAGCATTGCTGGAAGGCCCAAAATTAGGTTTATATTTACCTGATACATTGAGTCTTTCAGATATCAACAAAATTATTGATGCTATTGAAATTCACACTGATCTTGGAAAAAGAAATCATTGCATCATCGAAGTTTTGTACGGCTGCGGAATTCGTGTTTCTGAATTGATCGATCTTAAAATATCCAATATCAATTTTAAAGAAAATTACATTAAAGTTGTAGGTAAAGGTAACAAAACGCGTTTTGTTCCTCTAGCAAGTTACACCGCAGACTTACTACAAAACTATATTAGTGAGGTACGTTCTGCCATTAAGATTAACAAGAAACATGAAGACACTTTGTTTTTAAATAGCAGAGGAACTTCTATGTCTCGTGTGATTGTATTTATTATCATTAAAGAACTTACTGACAAAGCTGGAATAAGCAAGAAAATATCACCGCATACTTTCAGACATTCATTTGCTACACATTTACTGCAAAACGGCGTAGACTTGCGCTACATACAGGAAATGCTAGGTCATTCGAGTATTACAACAACTGCAGTTTATACGCATCTGAAAACTGAAGAACTTCGTGATGTTATCTTAAACTTTCATCCGCGAAATAAGGCTAAACTTACTGAATGA
- a CDS encoding deoxycytidylate deaminase: MQMYNKFDKAYLKMALEWAKLSYCERKQVGALIVKDRMIISDGYNGTPSGSENCCEDENGKTHWYVLHAEANAILKLAGSNQSAKGATLYLTLSPCKDCSKLILQAGIEKLVYINAYSDNEGISFLQSHGIEIIQVSENELKT; this comes from the coding sequence ATGCAGATGTATAATAAGTTTGACAAAGCTTATCTAAAAATGGCTCTTGAATGGGCAAAACTTTCCTACTGTGAAAGGAAACAAGTAGGAGCTCTTATCGTAAAAGATAGGATGATTATTTCAGATGGTTACAATGGTACCCCTTCTGGATCTGAGAACTGCTGTGAAGACGAAAACGGTAAAACACACTGGTACGTGCTGCACGCAGAAGCAAATGCGATTTTAAAACTAGCCGGTTCTAACCAATCAGCCAAGGGAGCAACTTTATACCTCACGCTATCCCCATGCAAAGATTGCAGCAAACTGATACTACAGGCTGGCATAGAAAAACTCGTATATATTAATGCGTATTCAGATAACGAAGGAATATCATTTTTACAAAGCCATGGTATTGAAATAATACAAGTTTCCGAAAATGAATTAAAAACTTAA